In Mycetocola spongiae, the genomic stretch GGGTGTTCAGGCACTCTTCCTCGAGGTGCTGATCCTCCTGTGTGGTCATCAGGAGAACGTTCACTCCGCGGGCCCGGGCCTCCCATACGATTTTATCGGCGAGGCGCGCAAAAAAGGGGTTTGCCACATCCGCGAGCATGAGGCCCAGCGTGGTGGTTCCCGGGCTCTTCAGCTCGCGGGCGGCGGTGCGCGGGCGATAGCTCAGCTCCCCGATGGCCTGCTGCACGCGCAGCTTGGTATCCGGGGCCACGGGGCCGGATCCCGGGTTGAGGACGCGGGAGACGACCGCGATCGACACGCCCGCGCGCTCGGATACATCCCGGATGGTTGCTGGTTTCGCCAATTCTTTCTCCTCGCTCTATCCCCGCGGTGAGGCGGAGCGAGAACGAGTCTAGCGCGTGTAGTAAAACGTTTACAGAAAATCGCTATGTAACAAAAGTGGTATCGGTTACACTTTTCATGAACACACGTTCAGAACACAGATCTACTACCCCAGACAGGACCCCGCAATGAACCTCCATGCACTCCTAACCGACCGCGAAGAAGCGGGTCGCCCCATCCGGGTGGGACTCATCGGTGCCGGACGCTTCGGAACCATGTATCTCGCCCAGGCCCGCAATATCCCCGGCATTCACGTGGTGGCGATTGCCGATATTAATACCGAGCGCGCCCGCGGCGCACTCGCGCTCGTGGACTGGCCCGCCGAGGCGATCGCCGAGAGTATCCCCGAGGCCCTCGCCGCGCGCTCCACCACGATCGTCGCCGATTCGGGTGCGCTCTTTGGTTCGGATATCGACGTGATTGTGGAGGCCACCGGAAATCCGATCATCGGCATCCGTCACGCTCTCGCCGCGATTGCCCAGAAGCAGCACATCATCATGGTGAACGTCGAGGCCGATGCCCTCGCCGGGCCCGCGCTGGCCCGCCGCGCACAGGAGGCCGGAGTGGTCTACTCGCTCGCCTATGGCGATCAGCCCGCCCTCATCTGGGAGCTTGTGGACTGGGCGCGCACCTCGGGCTTTGACGTGGTCTGCGCGGGTAAGGGTGCGAAGTACCTGCCGCACTATCACGAGATGAACCCCGATAACGTCTGGGAGAACTGGGAGTTCTCCAAGGAACTGACCGATTCCGGCCAGCTCAACCCCTATATGCACACGTCGTTCCGCGATGGCACCAAGGCCGCGATCGAGATGGCCGCGGTGGCCAATGCCGCGCGCCTTAAGCCCTCCGATTCGGGGCTGACCTTTACCCCCGGCAACCTCGAGGAGATCGCGACCATTTGCCGCCCCGAATCCGTGGGTGGTGTTCTGGAGGTTTCCGGAACCGTGGACGTGATGTCCAGTGTCACGCGCGACGGCGAGTGGATTGATCACAATACCCAGGAGGGCGTATTTGTGGTGGTCAAGGCGAATAATGATTATGTCGCGAGCTGCTTTGCCGAATACCCCTGGCACCGCGACCCCACCAATCAGTACGCGGCGCTTTATCGCCCGTATCACTACGTGGGGCTGGAGCTGAATATCTCGATCGCCAATGCCGTGCTGCGCGGGGTGCCCACCGGTGCGCCCGTGGGATTTTATGCCGATGTGGTTGCCACCGCGAAGAAGGATCTCGCCGCCGGGGATATTCTCGACGGCGAGGGTGGCTATACCGTCTGGGGCAAGCTCATCTCCGCCCAGGCCTCGGTGGACGCCGGGGCGCTGCCCGTGGCGATGGCCCATCACGTGGTGCTGAAAAACCCGATCGCCAAGGGGCAGATCGTGCGCTGGGAGGATGTGGTGATCGATGAGAGCCTGAGCGAGGCCATCACGCTGCGCCGCGAGACCGAGGCCCTGGTCTCGGATACCTTCCTCGAGGTTTAGCCGCGGTGGGTATTCGGGACACGGTATCGATCCTCGGTCTGGGCGCGATGGGATTGCCGATGGCGCGCAATGCCGAGGCCGCGGGATTTGACCTCACCGTCTGGAATCGCAGCCTCGCAAAAACGCTCGAATTTGCCGGGCGCGGAACGCGGGTGGCCACCGACCCCGCGGGGGCGGCGGCCGATATCGTCCTGACCGTGCTCCCGGATCTCCCCGATGTGCGCGCCGTTGTGGAGGGGCCGCGCGGGCTTCTCGTGGGGTGGCGCGAGCGCGGTGCGGAGGCCCCCATTCTTGTTGTGATGGGTACCGTCTCCCCCGTGGCGCTCGCCGCATATGCCGCGGAGCTCGCCGCGGAGGGGGTGCGGGTGGTGGACGCACCCCTGAGCGGCGGCGTCCGCGGGGCCGAGAGCGGCCGGCTGAGCATCATGCTTGGCGGGGAATCCGCCGATGTGCGGCGGGTTCTTCCGGTCTGCGCGGCGATGGCGACTACCGTGCGGCATCTGGGGCCGGTGGGCTCGGGGGAGTTGGCCAAGGCGTGTAATCAGATGATTGTCGCCGCCACGGTGGCCAGTATCTCGGAGGCGATGGTATTGGCGCGCTCCGCCGGTCTTGATATTGCGTCGCTGCTGGAGGTGCTCTCGGGGGGATTGGCATCCTCCGAGGTGCTTGCGCAAAAACGCGAGCATTGGCTCCATGAGCGTTTTGAGCCGGGTGGTCGCGCGGATTATCAGCTTAAGGATCTGAATTTTGTGCGCGAGGCCGCGCGTGAACGCGGCGTGGATCTGGTGGTGACCGAGGGCGTGCGTTCGCTCTTTGAGCGGGTTGTTGACGCGGGTGAGGGTGGCGAGGACCATACGGTGGTCTATCGCACGATTCAGCGCGCATCGCGCGCCTAGATTTGGCGGCGTAGGGGGCGGCGATTCCGGAGGTTCCGGGATCGCCGCCCGTGTTTTTCCCCGGGTTCCGTTGGTTCCGTATCCCGCGATACTTAATGATACGATTCAGTGTCATTAACGAGGGGGTGTGTCGCTTCCCCGCGGCGCGCCCCAGGAAATGGGCCTCACGAGGGTTCGCCGAGAGGAAAACTACGATGGCAGCACGCGCACATACCCCGGATAAATCCCGCCCCAAACGCACACCCGAGGAGGCGGGCTCCCCGCCGGGCGCCCTCGAGGACTATCGGCAGATGCTCCTGATTCGGCGCTTCGAGGAGCGCAGCGCCCGCGCCTATACCGAGGCCAAGATCGGCGGCTATTGCCACCTGAACCTCGGGGAGGAGGCCACCGTGGTGGGCCTGATGTCGGCCCTGCGGCCCAGCGATTATCTCTATACCAATTACCGCGAGCACGGCTATGCGCTTGCGCGCGGAATCGAGCCGGGACGGATTATGGCCGAGCTCTACGGCCGCTCGGGTGGCGTCTCGCGCGGCTGGGGCGGTTCGATGCATATCTTTGATCGCGAGGCGCGGCTGCTCGGAGGTTATGGAATCGTGGGTGGCCAGATCCCGCTGGCCACCGGCGCGGCCCAGGCCATCCACTATCGCGGCGGCGATGAGGTGGTGATGTGCCTGATGGGTGACGGCACCACCAATATTGGGGCGTTCCACGAATCGCTGAATATCGCGGCCCTCTGGGGCCTGCCGATCGTATTTGTCGTGATTAATAATCGCCTCGGAATGGGCACCACCGTGGAGCGCTCCTCCGCGGAACCCGAACTCTATCGCCGCGCCGCCGCCTATCGGATGCCCGCCGAGCGCGTGGACGGCAATGATCCCGAGGCCGTCCGGGCCGCCGCCGAGCGGGCCATTTTAAGCGCCCGCGCGGGCACCCCGTTCCTCCTGGAAACCCTGAGCGGCCGGCTGCGCGGACACTCGGTGGTGGACCCCGCCGTCTATCGCGATGCCGGGGAGGTGGCCGCGCTGCGCGAGGCCGATCCGGTGGCCGGTCTGCGCGCGCGCCTGCGCGAAACCGGGGTCTTGGACGACGCGGCCGATGCCGCCCTCGAGGCGGAGATCGCGGGCATCGTGGCGGCGGCCGTCGCGAGCGCCGAGGCGAGCCCGCCGCCCGCCGTGGACACGCTATTTGACTATACCTATGCCACCGCGGTGGCCAATGATTCGCGGAGGCTACCGGGCGAGGCCCTGTATCCGGCCGCCCCGATCCCCGGAGCCCACGCATGAGTGAGATGACCTACCGCGAGGCGCTGCGGATGACCCTGCGCGAGGAAATGCTGCGCGATGAAGACGTGTTTTTGATGGGGGAGGAGATCGGGGTATTTGAGGGCTCCTATAAAATCACCCAGGGCCTGCTGGCCGAGTTTGGTGAGCTGCGCGTGCGCGATACACCGATCGCGGAGGAGGGGTTCACCGGGGCCGCGATCGGCGCCGCGATGCTGGGGCTGCGGCCGGTTGTGGAGATCATGACCATTAACTTCTCCCTGCTCGCGCTGGACCAGATCGTTAATAACGCCGCCAAAATCTATGGCATGTTTGGCGGCCAGACCAGTGTGCCGCTGGTGATCCGCACGCCCGGCGGCGGCGGGCAACAGCTCGGCGCCACCCACTCGCAAAATATCGAACTCTTTTATGCGTTTATCCCCGGCATGAAGGTCGTAGCCCCGAGTACCCCCGCCGATGCCCGGGCGCTGCTGATGGCCGCGATCCGCGATGACGATCCCGTGCTCTTCCTGGAAAACCTCTCGCTGTATAACACCCGCGGCGAGGTCCCGGAGGATCTGGAACCCGCGGAGATCGGCCGCGCCCGGATCAGCCGCGCGGGTGCCGACCTCACGCTGATCGGCTATTCGCGCACCGCCGCGGTGGCACTCGCGGTGGCCACGCGCCTGGCCGAGTCCGAGGGGCTGGATATCGAGGTAATCGACCTGCGCAGCCTGCGCCCGCTGGACCGGCCCACCCTGATCGCCTCGGTCCAAAAAACCGGGGCCGCCGTGATCATCGAGGATGATTGGCTCACCTATGGGATCGGGGCCGAGCTGGCCGCGACCATCTCCGATGGGGCCTTTGATTATCTCGACGCGCCCGTGCGCCGGGTGGCCATGGCCGAGGTGCCGCTGCCCTATGCCGCCGAGCTGGAAGCCGCGGCACTCCCCTCCGAGGCGGACCTGGAATCCGCCATCCACGATACCCTCGACGCCGTGGGACGGCGTCGCCAGACCCCGGGAGAAACCCGTGCTTAGCATCATGATGCCCCGCCTATCCGACACGATGACCGAGGGCGCGATCGCGCGCTGGCTCAAGCACCCCGGGGACACGGTGGCCGTGGGGGATGTCCTGGTCGAGATCGAGACCGATAAGGCCACGATGGAGCTGGAGGCCTATGAGGCCGGCACCCTGCACCGCCTCCTCGTGGAGGAGGGCACCGTGGCCGAGATTGGCACGCCGATTGCGCTGCTGGACGATGGCTCCGGGCCCGAATTGCCCGGCCCCGTCGCGGGGGAGGCCGCGGCCCCCGCAGCGGCTGCCCCCGCGCCCGCCGCGAGCCGCAGCGATGGGCGCGGCGTCCGCCCGCCGGCGAGCCCGCTCGTGCGCCGAATCGCGCGCGAGGAGGGGCTAGATCTGAGCGCCTTGCGCGGGAGTGGCCCGGGCGGACGCATCATCCGCGCCGATGTGGAGGCGCTGCGTGCCGCGCCCGGCGCGGAGCCGGCGGCCGAGCCGCTGCCGCCCCTGATCCCGGAGGCGGCCGATTTCCGGCAGCCCACGCGGGTCCCCTTTGACGGCGTGCGCCGCGTGATCGCGGCGCGCCTGGCCCAGAGCGCGCGGGATATCCCGCATTTCAGCGTGACGGTCATCGCGGATGCCGGAGCCCTCCTGGAGGTGCGGGCCCGGCTGAACCAGGGTCGGGAGGAGGCGGGCCGCCCGCGTATCGGGGTAAACGATCTGCTGCTGCGCGCGAGTGCCCTCGCGCTGCGCGCGCACCCCGGGGTGAACGCCTCCCATGATCCCGAGGGGGGAGGCGCCACGCTGCTGCATAGCGCTGTGAATATCGGAATCGCCGTGGCCGCACCCGCGGGACTTGTGGTCCCGGTGATCAGGGACGCGGATATCCGGGCGCTGGACTCGCTGGCCGCCCTCTCCCGCGAGCTGATCCGGGCGGCCCAGGATCGCACGCTCACCCCGGAGCGGATGGCCCACGGCACGTTTACCGTGAGCAATCTGGGCATGTTTGGTGTGGCCCATTTTGATGCGATTATTAATCCGCCCCAGGGCGCGATCCTCGCGGTGGGGGCGATTCTCGCGGAACCCGTGGTGCGCGCGGGGGTGGTGGTTCCCGGGGAGCGGATGCGGCTCACCCTCTCCGCGGATCATCGCATCATCGACGGTGCGCTTGCCGCCGAGTTCCTGGCGACCCTGCGCGGCCTCGTTGAGGACCCCTGGCGGCTCCTCGGCTAGGCGACAGGGCGCATTAAAAATCCCGACATACCCCCCGTCCGGGTGGCAGATTACAAGTGTTAGTGATTAGATATAGCGACGGACAAAACAGTCCAACGCTTTATCTCTGTCGGGCCGGCTCGGGGCTGTGGTGCCTAGGATCGGTCCGATGGGTGGTCAGCAATCCCCTCTCCGTGCTCCGATTTTCCGCACGGTGCCCCCTCGCCGGCAGCGCAATCTTGTCGAGCGGGGGAGGGGAGATCACCCGGTACTCTCCGCCCGGGTCCGGGCCCCCTTGCCCGGGTACGGAACCGCGGACAGTACCACGGAGGGGGCCCGCCGCGCCGGTTATGGCGGAGCGGGCCCCCTTCTCTATCGATCAGTGTGTATGCGCCGGGTGCGCCCGCCTCCGGAGCAGAAGCGCTCCGCCGAGAAGAAGCAGCAGCGCCGCGCCCAGGGCCGGGGCGATATCGCCGAGCGAGGTTCCGGTGGCGGAGAGCCCCGTCGTTCCGGCGCCGGTCGGGGTGAGAAGCGCGGGGTTCACCAGATCAACCTGCACGGTGCTCTCAGCGCGAATCGCGACGGTGGCCGTTGCACCCTGAGCCACCCCGGCTATCCGGAACTCCGGTGCGCCCCAGGCAATGGCCTCCCCCGAGGCGGAGGTCATCGCGGCGGTGGGTGCCTCGTGGAGTGTCACGAGGGTTCCCGCGGGCAGCCCCTCGAGTACCGCCGAGCCATCCCGGGCGAGGGTCAGGGTTCCGGTGCTGGTGCCCTCCCCGGCGGGATAGCTATAGCCCACGGTGAACGTGGATCCCGGGGCGAGGGACGCGGTGTTTAGCCCCGTGACCGTCTTGGTAATGCGGAGTCCGCCGCTGCCGGGCTCCAGCGGAAGCAGGCTGTTGATCAGCAGAATGTTGATGTGTGCATCGGCGATCACGGTGACCGTCGCGGTGCCATCGCCGTGGTCCACCACGCCGTTGCCCTGGAATAGCGGAGTATTCCAGGGCAGCGCGGTGGCGCCCTCGGGCGGCTGTTCGCTCAGGGTGACCTCGGTGCCCGCGGGAAGGTTATTCAGGGACTCCGGTGCGGATCCCGGGATGAGGGTGAGGACGCGGGTTTCGGCCACGCCAAAGCGGGTGAACTCGGCGCGCACCGTATATCGGATATCGGCGGGGGCCCCGCCCAGGACGCGCTTTTCCAGGGTGATGCCGCCGCGCGGGATGCCGGATCCGGTTCCGCCGCCGGTCTCGCTGAGCGTGACAACGCCGGTGCGCTCGATGCCGTTAAAGCTTGCGCTATTGGAAAAGGTATCTCCCGGGAAATGGGGCACCGCGATGCGGGTGTGATAAAAGACCTCATAAAACCGATTGGGGTCGATGGGGCCGGGGATGCTCACCCTAAACTCGTGGTTCTCCGGGTCGAAGGTCACGGTGGCGGTGGTGATCGGGTCCCAGATATTCGCCTCCCAGGCCTCCTGTGTTCGGGGCATCGAGTGCACCAGGAACGGGAAGCTTGGGTTATCGCTGATCAGTTCCAGGTCATTGGCATAAACATCGCGGATCACCAGGTCACCCGCTCCGCTGACCTGATCCCCGGGCGCCACGAGCTTCCAGGCGATGACGTCCTCATTGCCCGGCACCACAAAGCCGCCCTTTTGTATCTCGGTGGGCATCGGGGAGGGGCGGGGGACGATTCCCGTTCCGCCGGGAAGCGGGATCGCGACGCTGCCGCTTTCCAGGCCAAAAACCACGGTGGTGCTCTCCGTCACGGTGACCGCGTTCACGATAAACCAGAGTTTCCCCGCCACGAAGTCGCGGCCGGCCACATAATCGGAGAGGATGCAGTCGATGCGGGCGGGGAGGGGCAGCTGCGCGGGAACCGCGGTGCAGGATCCGGCCGGCTGGAGGGACGTGGTTTCCAGGGGGAAGGGGTCTCCGCCGTTGACCTGAAACTCGAGGGGAAGCTGCAGGGAAAATACATCGCCGGGTTGTGCGGAGGCATCAACGCTCCAGTCCGCATCCACGCGTAGCGTGTCATAGAGCATCACCGGGGGTACCCCGCCGGAGGTCTGTGTGATCCTGATGCTTCCGGGGGTGATGCCCTCAAGCTGCGTGGCGCTCGCCGGGGCACTCAGCCCGGCGAGGGCGAGGAGGGAGGCAAGCCCCAGCGCAAGTGCACCGCCGAGCCGCGAGCGTCGCGGCCGCGGAGGGCGTGACGGACGTGCGTGTGAACGTGTATTCATTTTTCCCCTTATCAGGGAGCAACACGAGTCCCGTGTGCCCCTCTCGGCGGGAGCCCACAGACCGCCCCGAGCCGCCGCTTCCTATTTCACACCCGCCGTCACCGGGGGTGTATCCCCTTGTTCACACCACGCAGATATCAGGTGGTATGTCACTGTATTGTAGGCGCACCCCGTGAATTTCGTGAGGAATTTTCCGGCGCCGATGGCCCGCCTGGCGGATCGGCCCGGGGCGGCGCGCATCCGCCCCTGCCCGCGCAGAAACCGGCGGTGCGGGCGCCGCAATTAGCGCTGTGCGCGAGGCGACCGCCCGGAGAAGGGTGCGTCCAAGACGCCCCAGGAAGTGGGCCCGGCGGGGCTCGAACCCGCGACCCGCGGATTAAAAGTCCGATGCTCTGCCAACTGAGCTACAGGCCCAACATTTCATTCAAATTATGGTGGAAAGTGGCGTGACCAATGACCATCATAAAAAGGTGAACATCACCAGTGTAACGGATTTCGCTGACCGTTCGTGGACAGTGTTTCGCCGGGTGTGGCGGTAGCCTGGAAATCGTCGTTTATCCGCGGGAAGGACCCCAGTCATCGCCGAAGAATTTCATAAGCCCACGCTCTTTCCCGGCGCGCTTTTTGCCGCGTTTATCGGGGGAGCCGATCCGGCCGAAACCAGCCGGATCTCGCATGAGACCGCGCACGCACTGCTGTCCCGGGTGCGGGCCGATCCCGATTCAGGCATCCTCGATCGACTGATCGCCTATACCGATGACCACGGCATCGAGACCATCGCCGAACTCTGGTCCTCCGCGACCGCGCGCAGCCTGCCGGGTGCGCTCTGGCGCATCTATCTCATCCGCCTGCTGGTGCACCAGGACTCCGAGACCGCGAGCTATGTCTATCGCCGCGGCGTGGAGGAACTGATCACCATCGACCCGGTGGTGGCCGGCGCGGCCGAGCCGACCAGCGTGGCCGAGATCACCGCCCTGGCCGATGAGATCCTGCGCGGCATCTTTGAGGGAGATTTTGCGATCGCCCTCGAGCGCGCCGCCGCCTTCTGCCGTGTGAGTGCCGCCGGTTGCCTCGCCCTCGCGGCGGATGCCGAGCTGATCCACCCCGAGCGGGCACGGGAGCTCACGCGGCGCGCGCTGCGCTACAGCACATTCGCCTCCGATCTCGCCTCCTGCGCCCGGCTCTGGCGCACCGACTCGCTGGACTAAACGAATATTTTTGGCCTCCGCCGCGCCGCGGATTCCGCGCCCGTTCGCGCTCAACGAAAAA encodes the following:
- a CDS encoding NAD(P)H-dependent oxidoreductase; this encodes MNLHALLTDREEAGRPIRVGLIGAGRFGTMYLAQARNIPGIHVVAIADINTERARGALALVDWPAEAIAESIPEALAARSTTIVADSGALFGSDIDVIVEATGNPIIGIRHALAAIAQKQHIIMVNVEADALAGPALARRAQEAGVVYSLAYGDQPALIWELVDWARTSGFDVVCAGKGAKYLPHYHEMNPDNVWENWEFSKELTDSGQLNPYMHTSFRDGTKAAIEMAAVANAARLKPSDSGLTFTPGNLEEIATICRPESVGGVLEVSGTVDVMSSVTRDGEWIDHNTQEGVFVVVKANNDYVASCFAEYPWHRDPTNQYAALYRPYHYVGLELNISIANAVLRGVPTGAPVGFYADVVATAKKDLAAGDILDGEGGYTVWGKLISAQASVDAGALPVAMAHHVVLKNPIAKGQIVRWEDVVIDESLSEAITLRRETEALVSDTFLEV
- a CDS encoding NAD(P)-dependent oxidoreductase, which gives rise to MGIRDTVSILGLGAMGLPMARNAEAAGFDLTVWNRSLAKTLEFAGRGTRVATDPAGAAADIVLTVLPDLPDVRAVVEGPRGLLVGWRERGAEAPILVVMGTVSPVALAAYAAELAAEGVRVVDAPLSGGVRGAESGRLSIMLGGESADVRRVLPVCAAMATTVRHLGPVGSGELAKACNQMIVAATVASISEAMVLARSAGLDIASLLEVLSGGLASSEVLAQKREHWLHERFEPGGRADYQLKDLNFVREAARERGVDLVVTEGVRSLFERVVDAGEGGEDHTVVYRTIQRASRA
- the pdhA gene encoding pyruvate dehydrogenase (acetyl-transferring) E1 component subunit alpha, whose protein sequence is MAARAHTPDKSRPKRTPEEAGSPPGALEDYRQMLLIRRFEERSARAYTEAKIGGYCHLNLGEEATVVGLMSALRPSDYLYTNYREHGYALARGIEPGRIMAELYGRSGGVSRGWGGSMHIFDREARLLGGYGIVGGQIPLATGAAQAIHYRGGDEVVMCLMGDGTTNIGAFHESLNIAALWGLPIVFVVINNRLGMGTTVERSSAEPELYRRAAAYRMPAERVDGNDPEAVRAAAERAILSARAGTPFLLETLSGRLRGHSVVDPAVYRDAGEVAALREADPVAGLRARLRETGVLDDAADAALEAEIAGIVAAAVASAEASPPPAVDTLFDYTYATAVANDSRRLPGEALYPAAPIPGAHA
- a CDS encoding alpha-ketoacid dehydrogenase subunit beta produces the protein MSEMTYREALRMTLREEMLRDEDVFLMGEEIGVFEGSYKITQGLLAEFGELRVRDTPIAEEGFTGAAIGAAMLGLRPVVEIMTINFSLLALDQIVNNAAKIYGMFGGQTSVPLVIRTPGGGGQQLGATHSQNIELFYAFIPGMKVVAPSTPADARALLMAAIRDDDPVLFLENLSLYNTRGEVPEDLEPAEIGRARISRAGADLTLIGYSRTAAVALAVATRLAESEGLDIEVIDLRSLRPLDRPTLIASVQKTGAAVIIEDDWLTYGIGAELAATISDGAFDYLDAPVRRVAMAEVPLPYAAELEAAALPSEADLESAIHDTLDAVGRRRQTPGETRA
- a CDS encoding dihydrolipoamide acetyltransferase family protein, which produces MMPRLSDTMTEGAIARWLKHPGDTVAVGDVLVEIETDKATMELEAYEAGTLHRLLVEEGTVAEIGTPIALLDDGSGPELPGPVAGEAAAPAAAAPAPAASRSDGRGVRPPASPLVRRIAREEGLDLSALRGSGPGGRIIRADVEALRAAPGAEPAAEPLPPLIPEAADFRQPTRVPFDGVRRVIAARLAQSARDIPHFSVTVIADAGALLEVRARLNQGREEAGRPRIGVNDLLLRASALALRAHPGVNASHDPEGGGATLLHSAVNIGIAVAAPAGLVVPVIRDADIRALDSLAALSRELIRAAQDRTLTPERMAHGTFTVSNLGMFGVAHFDAIINPPQGAILAVGAILAEPVVRAGVVVPGERMRLTLSADHRIIDGALAAEFLATLRGLVEDPWRLLG
- a CDS encoding DUF5979 domain-containing protein, which produces MNTRSHARPSRPPRPRRSRLGGALALGLASLLALAGLSAPASATQLEGITPGSIRITQTSGGVPPVMLYDTLRVDADWSVDASAQPGDVFSLQLPLEFQVNGGDPFPLETTSLQPAGSCTAVPAQLPLPARIDCILSDYVAGRDFVAGKLWFIVNAVTVTESTTVVFGLESGSVAIPLPGGTGIVPRPSPMPTEIQKGGFVVPGNEDVIAWKLVAPGDQVSGAGDLVIRDVYANDLELISDNPSFPFLVHSMPRTQEAWEANIWDPITTATVTFDPENHEFRVSIPGPIDPNRFYEVFYHTRIAVPHFPGDTFSNSASFNGIERTGVVTLSETGGGTGSGIPRGGITLEKRVLGGAPADIRYTVRAEFTRFGVAETRVLTLIPGSAPESLNNLPAGTEVTLSEQPPEGATALPWNTPLFQGNGVVDHGDGTATVTVIADAHINILLINSLLPLEPGSGGLRITKTVTGLNTASLAPGSTFTVGYSYPAGEGTSTGTLTLARDGSAVLEGLPAGTLVTLHEAPTAAMTSASGEAIAWGAPEFRIAGVAQGATATVAIRAESTVQVDLVNPALLTPTGAGTTGLSATGTSLGDIAPALGAALLLLLGGALLLRRRAHPAHTH
- a CDS encoding DNA-directed RNA polymerase subunit beta — its product is MRADPDSGILDRLIAYTDDHGIETIAELWSSATARSLPGALWRIYLIRLLVHQDSETASYVYRRGVEELITIDPVVAGAAEPTSVAEITALADEILRGIFEGDFAIALERAAAFCRVSAAGCLALAADAELIHPERARELTRRALRYSTFASDLASCARLWRTDSLD